ttcttggaaaaaaagagtggGGGGAAAGCTTGAGCTCTGACCATTTCCTCCCAGTTCAAATGGAATATAATTTTAtcacagttggaaaaaaaaaaaaaataaacatgttaaACAGGTCACTGATTGCTCAGATGAGTGGTAGACCAGCAGCACCCTTTCTGAAATCACATCAAACCAGACAAGATTTATTTCACTCCTCTCTACTAGTtgcctcaaaagaaaaattaattcgAGCTGTGTGGATTTTATCAGCCTTCCTTGTCGATGACCGCCTTGGCCTACACaatagtggatttttttccatccatttGCCAGTGATTCAATCTAACCCCCCTGCTGGGTTTACTGCATTCTTCTAACTTATTGGATAACTAGATGCTGAGAGATAACATTCCTGAAATTCGGGGGTGGGGAGATAAAAAAAACAGTAGAAGTCCTATCCCTGGGAAGCCTTTGGAGGGGGTTAAGTGAAGTGCACAAGCAATTGTTGTGGCAGGGCTCGCTGCTCCCCGGTAAGTCCTCGTACAGTACGGGGACAGAGCTGGCCGCGCAGGGATGCTTCTGTGCAGAGAAACCCCACGATTTCAGACCGTTAAGTTCATGGCAATGATAACTGctggggggagggcagggcagggccgcACGGGGCTTTGGGGAAATGAGGTGCTCTGATTGCAGGTGCTTGGTGCTCCTTCgaggctggggagaggatgTAGCTAGAAATCAAGATGAAGAGTTTCACAgaagctgttgggtttttttaaagaaacagtaaatTGCTCCTTTGTTATTCCAGCTACTACGCAGTAACGAAGCGTGGTGCTTCTACTGACTgtaccttaaaaaaaccccttttttgaGATAGGGGAAGCTATTATACTCACTTTTGCtaagctggaagagaaaataaggCATAACTCTTCCCTACTTGTCATGCAGCAAGTCGGTACAAGCTGGGAGTTGAATTTATTTGGAGTCCTGAGCTAGTGCCTTACTGTCAGGTGGGGAACTAGATACTCAACTGTGTGATGGGGGTGAgagcgggcaggggcagggctgcTAACCTGCCAGCTGCCGCCCAACGCAGGTGCCTTCCGTTCACTGGAGTTTCTTCCTCTGAGGTGGCAGCTGGTGCTTAGGACCAGAAAAGTTACCCCTGGAGCTCCTCGGAATTGTGAAAATTAGCAGCATAGGCTGTGCTGGAGTTTGGAAAAGGAGACTGAATGTAGCGTGGCCTtaccaatggaaaaaaaatggaaggaactATCAATGGAAGGGAGATAAATGATCAGATGCTTTGAAGCAGTTGAAGTTTGAGGACTTGTCTAGACATAGTTATCCTGGAATATCTCCTTGAGGGTGAGCAACAGTCTTTCAAGCTGACTTGAAACATGTTGCATGGCCACTGCAGAGGTACAAACTGCAGCATGAAATGCATGTGCTCATGGAGGAGAGACTGTGGAAGGAAGAGCTTTGTGCTCTCTAAAGTAAAACCTAAGGTTATTTTGCAACACGGGGAAACTGTATAGTTGAGCCTGGGAGATTGGACTGTTACAGCCCTAAATGCTAAAAGATTTGGAAAAGAGGTTTTGATGTTTTAGCCTAATCTGTGAAATACCTGTTGGATGGATGGAAATACTTAGGAAAGTAGTCAAGTAAAGATCTCTGGAGTCAGTGCACAGAGTAGTTATGGAagcttcttgtctttttttaacactAGTGCTTTCTTTCCCATTATATCTGCTCAGACTCTTACAAAGATGAGTTTAAAAACATCCATTCTTGACCTCAGTTGACCCTATTTATTGACCACGTTCTGAATCATGTACTTCTTGTACTTGTCTGCAGACTGGATTTCTCTGTATATTTTTCCATAGAGTTAAATCAACTTTAGAGGCATCAATTTAATGATAATTGGGGTGGGAAATGTATGCTGAAACTATGCTTTTACTGTTGTTTCCTTCACTTGTAGAAGTTAGGCTtgaaggaaggggggaaaaatgtatttaattctCCCTGTTTAGATACGAGGGATCCAAACAGTTTTGATCATAGCTGTGCTGAGAACACCTTTCCTCCCTGTTCAAGGACTTGTAACTCTGAAGTGTATGTGATTAACAGAATTGCATACATATAGATTTGGATTTATTGCTCTGCAGACCATAGCATAACAGGCCTctgatgtttgcatttttcaatTGAGCAagttgtttggttggggttttttttaagaaaaatttcacATGCACTTTCCATCACTCAACATTAAACAGTTATAGTCTGATTTGTTGAATATACATATAGTGCCCTTGTTAACCTAACAAATGTGAAGGTTTGCAATATCCTCCTTTTCAGAGCTTTTACACTACCCTGAAACAGTAAGTCAACGTGCTTGAGTTGTTGCTTGGACATGCTTCCCCTCCACCCTGCCATGTACAGGATATACACATGTATCAGATGTGTGGTTCAGTTAcacctttaaaatgaaagccgCAAATAGCTCCTATGCTTGCAGAGTCTTCGGTTCCCCTTGTGAAACAGCGTGGGCTAGTAACGTGGAACCAGAGCCGAGCCCCAAGATGAATTACTGGAGATGCAAGACCTGAATAGAAGAGATCTCGTCATACAAATTCCGAATTGTGGTTGAGGTCTGCAGCGTGCCCCGCTGGGTGCATGGGATGCAAAATACTTGGTTACTGCACCCTTGGCACCCATCAAAACTGGGCCAATTAATGTGAATTACAGGACTTTTCACCTGCTGGGGGCTGTGATACATCTGCAGTCCTTACTGCTTCCCCCTCAGGTCTATGAGCCTCAAGTTTTACCCCCAGAACACTCCTGCCTCCCATCCCCTGAATGCTTGCCCGCCTTGAGCTGGGTGTGAGTTTGTTGTTTGAAGGATGGCTTGACTGAGCAAAAACATCCTGTTTTGGTTTAGAATTTCTCTTAACCTCTCTTCCCGTTCTGATATTTCCctgaatgataattttttttgtcagcatGCAAATTATGCTCAGTCTAATCTGTGCGGCACTGGTGGAAGAAGGGCAGGAGTGGACTTGCAGACCAGCTTTGCTTTCATTCCCCCTCCCTAAAAGCGGGTGAGTTGCAGATGCAGCTAAACAGGGTGTCCTGAGCGGGTCTGGAACAACTTCGTGTGTTTTGCAAGCAAGGCTTGTTGCTTCACTGTCTTAATAATCATCAGCATCAACGTAGGCTCAAGCTTATGTGTGGGGTTCTGTAAGTTAACCATCTTTTCTTTACTACTGTGGCTTTTTAGAGGTTTTTCACATGAGTGtgcttttgaagtatttaagaGCGAATATTGGACCTACTTTTGCTTTTGTCAGCCTTCTTCGGTAGTAATTACTTCAATAATGGCGGAGTGAAAGTCGTTTAATGGATCAGTGTACAATTAAGAACTGCTCTGAAGTTCCCATGTTAACAATCTTTTATGAATTTCTGAGAGACGGTTAACAAAgaattacaaatgcaaaataagctTATGTGATGTTTTGCTCAGTGTTCCGATGCTTTCTCTGTCTTCCTTGGGTCGAGTTTCTTTTAAGCTGTTCACAGGtgcttgctgctgtgctgcactcTTGCCTTTTTATCTGTATAAAGGGATTTGCGATAAATCTCTTTCCATTGAGCCTTATGAGATTCCTTTTATAttattgtttttattgaaaacagAACTGAGATGCAGATTTCTTTGGGGCTGCAAATGAATTAGcagcaaaccaaaccaaagagCAGGACTTAAGATCGATCTGCAAACTTGTTTCCAGTGTCTTGTATCTTTAACTTGCAATTCAGGTGAAGTCAGTGATATTAAGAATAGGAAATACTCAGTCTTAATCCAGCTATTAATAATgtgactttcttttattttaagggAGTCCACAAGACGTCCCAGGTGACGGAGATGGTGAAATGAGTTCCAAAAGGTGCCGCACAGAGGAAACTAAAGTCTGTGAGAAATGCTGTGCAGAATTCTTTGATCTTTCTGAATTCCTTGAGCATAAGAAAAATTGCACTAAAAATCCACCTGTTCTAATAATGAATGACAGTGAGGGAACAGTACCCTCTGAAAGCTTCTCTGAAGCTTCTCTAGGGAGCTTTCCAAGTGACCGAATGGATAGCAGGACACGCAAGGACATTCAGGCAAAGGGCTGCACTGGTTCGatggaaaagagagaaggaaaaatggatGCTGAATCGGTAGGAGGAATGTACCTTAAAATAGAACCCCCCGTCACGCCTGTGGCTCCTGGGCTAAGCTATCTACCAAAATCCAAAGTACCAAACACTAATGTGACTTTGCAGACGATACGTGGCACTAAAGTGGCTGTGAACCAGCGGACCTCCGATGCCATCTCTTCTTCAGCAGCCAGTTTTAATGCTATCCCCATGATCCTGGAGCAGCTCGTgtgtttgcagcagcagcaactccAGCAAATTCAGTTGACGGAGCAAATTCGCATTCAGATTGCCATGATGGCTCCCCATGCCCTGCATCCTTCTATAGCAGCTGCTACTGATCCACTAAAAGCTCTGGGCGCACACATGTCTCAGCAGCTCTCGGCTGCTGTTGCTTTAATCGGACAAAAAGCTGGAAGCCAGAGCCTATCACTGGAATCCTTGAAGCAAGGAAAACTACCTCATTCTAACACTGGTGTTGCGGCCGCCAGCTCGCTGGCTGCTgggctctcctcctccttccccttgaAGCCAGAGGCAAGCAGAAGCCTCCCCGGCTCCATTTCTCGGTTCCCGAATCCTTTGCTACCTCAGTCCTCCAACTCCGTCATCTTCCAAAATCCGCTTTCGGCCGTTTCTTCTGTAATAGATTCCTcaaagaaggggaagggaaaaccTCCCAACATTAGCGTGTCTGAAAGCAAACCGAATGCAGAAGAGCCGTTCTTCAAACACAAGTGTAAATTCTGCGGCAAGGTCTTTGGCAATGACAGTGCCCTGCAGATTCACCTCCGTTCCCACACCGGTGAAAGACCCTACAAGTGTAACATTTGTGGTAACCGCTTTACAACCAAAGGAAACCTTAAAGTGCATTTTCAGCGTCACAAAGACAAATACCCCCACATAAAGATGAATCCTTACCCGGTTCCTGAGCACCTGGACAATGTTCCCACTAGCACTGGAATCCCGTACGGGATGTCTGTGCCACTGGATGAGTCTAACCTAATTGTGGATAGCAAACCTCTGCTAACAACTCTGCCTACCTCTGCGGCCACCAGCGCACCTCAGACCGTCTCCAACCTAGCAGGCGTTAAGGAGTCTCTGCCTGGTACGTTCACAAGTGACCTGCAGTCAAGGCCTTCTCCAGAAAGTGAGGGTGGCTCTTCCTCATCAGGGGCGGTCGGTCATGAATCGGGAACAGAGCAGAGCTTGAGTTCACCACAAGCTACCTGCAGCGTGAGCATCTTCCATGTAAGTGGGTCAAACGAGCAAGGCTCAGAAACGTCAAAGCTTCAGCAACTGGTTGAAAATATTGACAAATCCACTGCTGACCCCAATGAATGCCTGATCTGTCACAGAGTGCTGAGCTGCCAGAGTTCACTCAAAATGCATTATCGTACTCACACTGGAGAGAGGCCATTCAAGTGTAAAATCTGTGGCCGTGCCTTCTCCACTAAAGGGAACCTTAAAACTCATTATGGTGTCCACCGGGCCAGTACTCCTTTGAAGATGCAACATTCGTGTCCTATTTGCCAGAAGAAGTTTACAAATGCAGTTGTGTTGCAGCAGCACATCCGCATGCATATGGGGGGACAAATACCCAATACACCAATGCCGGAAAACACCTGTGACAGTCCTGATGTGGATCCTACTGTGACTGAGAAGAACGGAGACATCAGTCGCCCAGATGAGACCGTGGAAAGCATAGAGATGGAAGAGGACCTGGACTCTCAGGATGACCCGAGGAGTTCTTCAAAACCTCCTACTCCTTACGATGCACAATCAGAATCACCAGCCACGACAGCCACCTTCTCTGGTATTGCAGCACTGGAGAATCAAATGAAGATCGTCAATTCTGCTTTGAACTTGCAGCGGCAAAGCAGCTTGAAGTCTAGTGACAATGGCTCAGCAGAAAGTGATGGCATGACAAATGATTCATCTTCTGTGGCAGGAGATCCAGATTATCAGAACGGCCGGAGTCCTGCTGCCTCCGAGTCTGCATCGCTCCAGGCTCTGTCCCCAGCCAACAGCCAAGCTGAGAGCGTAAGGTCAAAGTCACCTAGCTTCAACAGTCAAGAAGATGCAGGCACGGGAAATAAATCAGAGGGTCCTGAGAACGCTTCTGCAGAAATGGAAGGGGTCGTCGGTGCTTTGGATTTAACTTACGGCAATATTGGTCGAAAGGTCATTAAAGAAGAACCTGGGTTACACTTTGCAAATGGAGAATATGGTGAGTAATATGAAATGCTAGCAATAACTTGGGGTGGGGTAGTAGGACTGGAGGAAACGCATCTCTAAAAGGACCAACAGGAGCCAAAACCTCTTCagctttcccctcttccttctcctctattAGGATAAGGGCGTATGCCCTGTAAAGTTTTCCTGACCCAGTCGCACTCAAAATTGAACAAAATTCAAAGACTTAAGTGCTGTCATCTCCTGCAAGGGGTAGCATAGAGGTCCTTAAAATAGAGGCTGTGCACTTACTATCTTTCATGGGCTTACCTGATACCTCCCTATAGCTCTCTAAAGATACACAGTTGTGTTTCATGGAAAAGTGCTTAACCCAAGAAGGTGACGTTAAAAGTCTGGAGTTTTTGTGGGGTTCTCAAGCTCTTTAGCATTGAGGCTAATGTTGATCCAAATTTGGCCTGAAAGTGAGGCTTTCTAACTCCTAAGCTCACCAAGAAAAACAGGGAACTGATTTCTTTCAGAGCATCCTAGCAAGTGTAAAAACAGCCC
The sequence above is a segment of the Gavia stellata isolate bGavSte3 chromosome 20, bGavSte3.hap2, whole genome shotgun sequence genome. Coding sequences within it:
- the SALL4 gene encoding sal-like protein 4 — translated: MSRRKQAKPQHINSEEQPPDAASGSPQDVPGDGDGEMSSKRCRTEETKVCEKCCAEFFDLSEFLEHKKNCTKNPPVLIMNDSEGTVPSESFSEASLGSFPSDRMDSRTRKDIQAKGCTGSMEKREGKMDAESVGGMYLKIEPPVTPVAPGLSYLPKSKVPNTNVTLQTIRGTKVAVNQRTSDAISSSAASFNAIPMILEQLVCLQQQQLQQIQLTEQIRIQIAMMAPHALHPSIAAATDPLKALGAHMSQQLSAAVALIGQKAGSQSLSLESLKQGKLPHSNTGVAAASSLAAGLSSSFPLKPEASRSLPGSISRFPNPLLPQSSNSVIFQNPLSAVSSVIDSSKKGKGKPPNISVSESKPNAEEPFFKHKCKFCGKVFGNDSALQIHLRSHTGERPYKCNICGNRFTTKGNLKVHFQRHKDKYPHIKMNPYPVPEHLDNVPTSTGIPYGMSVPLDESNLIVDSKPLLTTLPTSAATSAPQTVSNLAGVKESLPGTFTSDLQSRPSPESEGGSSSSGAVGHESGTEQSLSSPQATCSVSIFHVSGSNEQGSETSKLQQLVENIDKSTADPNECLICHRVLSCQSSLKMHYRTHTGERPFKCKICGRAFSTKGNLKTHYGVHRASTPLKMQHSCPICQKKFTNAVVLQQHIRMHMGGQIPNTPMPENTCDSPDVDPTVTEKNGDISRPDETVESIEMEEDLDSQDDPRSSSKPPTPYDAQSESPATTATFSGIAALENQMKIVNSALNLQRQSSLKSSDNGSAESDGMTNDSSSVAGDPDYQNGRSPAASESASLQALSPANSQAESVRSKSPSFNSQEDAGTGNKSEGPENASAEMEGVVGALDLTYGNIGRKVIKEEPGLHFANGEYGRSSIPAAFVRAPPALIKMEMPSERPISTSHFIGPPALSPGVAPLLVPRPKFCRPAKQHICTTCGKNFSSASALQIHERTHTGEKPFACTICGRAFTTKGNLKVHVGTHMWNNSARRGRRLSIDNPMALLGNDPKKVSEMFPKDIMPPSVSIDPTVWNQYAAVLSNGIAMKTNEISVIQSGGLPTLPVTIGGGSAINTATVSKIDGTQSGTGSDTEKAGGAAADNVPKHQFPHFMEENKIAVS